In one Candidatus Palibaumannia cicadellinicola genomic region, the following are encoded:
- the mrdA gene encoding peptidoglycan DD-transpeptidase MrdA translates to MKIIRNPFRDYSAELALFVRRVLVAFTGILLLSGVLILNLYSLQVTNFEDYRTRSNENRIKLVPLTPSRGIIYDRNGTPLALNRTIYQLELVVEKVDNLKQTLEDLSSIVDLTNNDIAHFEKERKRSRNFTSLLLKSNLTDVQQARFAVNQFRFPGVEIKEYQRRYYPYCSALTHVIGYVAKINDYDIAQLEKRGIIANYAATHDIGKLGIERYYESTLHGKTGYEEVEVNNRGRVIRQLHQQPPQAGKDIYLTLDLSLQQYIQKLLAGSRAAVVVVDPRDSGIRALVSNPSFDPNLFVEGISSQDYHNLLKDENYPLINRATQGVYPPASTVKPYIVVSALTLGVLEKHFSLFDPGWWKLPGSEKRYRDWKRWGHGRLNVTKALEESADTFFYQVAYDMGIDRLSEWMIKFGYGQNTGIDLSEERAGVMPTRHWKMNRFNKPWYQGDTISVGIGQGYWTATPVQMSKALMTLINNGAVGTPHLLFGTRENGQLVQYHQHNNSQIGDPNSEFWEIAKDGMYGVANRPNGTARQSFSDAPYKTAAKSGTAQVYSLKANETYNVHKIAERLRDHKLMTAFAPYDQPTVCVVVLLENGGVGPAVGTITRKILDYMLLDEKTHD, encoded by the coding sequence ATGAAAATAATACGTAACCCATTTCGCGACTATTCAGCTGAATTAGCGCTGTTTGTGCGCCGTGTACTAGTAGCGTTTACCGGTATTTTGCTGCTCAGCGGTGTGCTTATCTTGAATTTATATTCTCTGCAAGTCACTAACTTTGAAGATTACCGCACCCGCTCTAATGAAAACCGTATTAAGCTGGTACCTCTCACGCCGAGTAGAGGAATAATTTATGATCGCAACGGTACACCACTAGCGTTGAACCGCACTATTTATCAGCTAGAACTGGTAGTAGAAAAAGTAGATAATTTAAAACAAACTCTCGAAGATCTGAGTTCTATTGTAGATCTAACTAATAACGATATAGCCCATTTCGAAAAAGAGCGTAAACGTTCACGAAATTTTACTTCATTACTACTAAAGTCAAATCTCACTGATGTACAGCAGGCACGTTTTGCTGTGAACCAATTCCGTTTTCCTGGCGTTGAGATTAAAGAATACCAGCGTCGTTATTACCCTTACTGCTCAGCTTTAACCCATGTTATAGGATATGTTGCCAAAATTAACGACTACGATATAGCACAGCTAGAAAAAAGGGGCATAATAGCCAATTATGCAGCAACGCACGATATCGGAAAACTAGGTATTGAACGTTACTATGAAAGCACCCTACACGGAAAAACAGGCTATGAAGAGGTAGAAGTAAACAACCGCGGCCGCGTTATTCGCCAACTACATCAGCAGCCACCACAGGCTGGCAAAGACATCTATCTTACGTTAGATTTAAGCCTACAACAGTATATTCAAAAACTATTAGCTGGTAGCCGTGCTGCAGTAGTAGTTGTAGATCCGCGAGACAGTGGTATCCGAGCATTAGTATCGAACCCCAGTTTCGATCCTAATCTTTTTGTAGAAGGTATTTCCAGTCAAGATTATCATAATCTACTAAAGGATGAAAATTATCCACTAATAAACCGCGCGACCCAGGGAGTATATCCCCCTGCGTCCACTGTTAAACCTTATATTGTAGTGTCTGCATTAACCTTAGGAGTTCTCGAGAAACATTTCTCGCTATTTGATCCTGGTTGGTGGAAATTACCAGGCTCAGAAAAACGTTATCGAGATTGGAAACGTTGGGGGCACGGTAGGCTTAACGTAACCAAGGCTCTTGAGGAATCAGCAGATACTTTCTTTTATCAGGTTGCCTATGATATGGGAATTGATCGATTATCAGAGTGGATGATAAAATTTGGCTATGGTCAGAATACTGGAATTGATCTTTCTGAGGAGCGTGCTGGCGTGATGCCTACGCGTCATTGGAAAATGAATCGTTTCAATAAACCTTGGTATCAGGGGGATACTATTTCAGTTGGCATCGGCCAAGGATATTGGACTGCTACACCGGTACAAATGTCAAAAGCACTGATGACGCTCATTAATAACGGTGCCGTCGGTACACCACATTTACTATTTGGTACACGGGAAAATGGTCAGCTCGTACAATATCACCAACATAATAATAGCCAAATTGGAGATCCGAATTCGGAATTTTGGGAAATTGCTAAAGACGGCATGTACGGTGTTGCTAACCGCCCCAACGGCACAGCACGGCAAAGTTTTTCCGATGCACCTTATAAGACTGCTGCGAAATCAGGTACCGCTCAAGTCTATAGCCTAAAAGCGAATGAAACTTATAATGTTCATAAGATAGCCGAACGGCTACGCGATCATAAATTGATGACAGCATTCGCCCCATACGATCAACCAACGGTCTGTGTAGTTGTGTTGTTAGAAAATGGCGGAGTAGGTCCGGCGGTAGGCACCATTACTAGGAAAATTTTAGACTACATGCTGCTAGATGAGAAGACACATGATTAA
- the mrdB gene encoding peptidoglycan glycosyltransferase MrdB (rod shape-determining protein RodA), producing MTNHSPQSILLNKLHIDVMLLFFITLLLLYSAFVIWSASGQDIGIMEGKMVQIIIGLLVMLVLAQVPPRVYEGWAPYLYMLCLLLLVLVDVFGQIRKGAQRWLDLSLVRFQPSEIAKVTVPLMVARFINRDSYPPSLKNTAIALMLIFIPTLLVAAQPDLGTAILIGASGLFVLFLSGISCKLIAVAGLLVFAFIPVLWFFLMHDYQRNRIIMLLDPETDPLGAGYHIIQSKIAIGSGGLNGKGWLHGTQSQLEFLPERHTDFIFAVLGEELGFLGVLVLLMLYLSVIIRGIVIAASAQNTFGRVMAGGFMLIFFVYVFVNIGMVSGILPVVGVPLPLVSYGGSSLIVLMIGFGIVMSIHTHRKMLSKSL from the coding sequence ATGACTAATCATTCCCCACAAAGTATACTATTAAATAAACTACATATCGATGTGATGTTGTTATTTTTCATCACACTGCTACTACTCTACAGCGCCTTTGTGATATGGAGCGCCAGCGGTCAGGATATAGGCATAATGGAAGGCAAGATGGTTCAGATTATCATAGGCCTGTTGGTGATGCTAGTTTTAGCGCAGGTACCACCGCGAGTTTATGAAGGATGGGCGCCATATTTGTACATGTTATGCCTATTGCTACTAGTACTAGTAGACGTCTTCGGGCAAATTCGTAAAGGTGCCCAACGCTGGTTAGATTTAAGCTTGGTACGTTTTCAGCCGTCGGAAATCGCGAAAGTAACTGTACCATTAATGGTAGCGCGTTTCATTAACCGAGATAGTTATCCACCATCTTTGAAGAATACTGCCATTGCTTTGATGCTGATTTTTATCCCTACTCTGCTAGTAGCGGCGCAACCTGACTTAGGCACCGCGATCTTAATCGGCGCATCAGGTCTATTTGTGCTATTTCTTTCTGGTATTAGTTGTAAATTAATCGCAGTTGCTGGATTGCTCGTCTTTGCTTTTATCCCGGTGCTTTGGTTTTTCCTCATGCACGATTATCAACGAAACAGGATAATAATGCTATTAGATCCTGAAACCGATCCTCTTGGGGCCGGCTATCATATTATTCAGTCGAAAATAGCAATTGGATCTGGTGGTCTAAACGGTAAAGGTTGGCTGCATGGTACACAATCACAGCTAGAGTTCTTACCGGAGCGTCACACCGACTTTATCTTTGCGGTATTAGGCGAAGAGTTGGGATTCCTAGGCGTTCTAGTACTGCTGATGCTCTATCTGAGCGTGATTATCCGCGGTATAGTAATTGCCGCTAGTGCGCAGAATACTTTTGGCCGAGTGATGGCGGGAGGTTTTATGCTTATTTTTTTCGTTTATGTTTTTGTTAATATTGGTATGGTAAGTGGTATCTTACCCGTTGTTGGTGTGCCGCTACCGCTCGTTAGCTATGGTGGATCGTCTCTGATTGTGTTAATGATAGGTTTTGGTATAGTAATGTCGATACATACTCATCGAAAAATGTTGTCAAAAAGTTTATAA
- the nadD gene encoding nicotinate-nucleotide adenylyltransferase: MSERFLTAFYGGTFDPIHHGHLQPVIALAQLVNLQRVILLPNHIPLHRPPPQATPQQRLMMTRLAIADTPGELFIIDERELRRATPSWTVETFQAIRREYGPMAPLGLIIGQDSLLTLPQWHRSKELLELCHILVCARPGYQHGYNWMENRLTDDPTALHHQPAGLVYCAATPELAISASDIRGRLHAILPCYDLLTPSVQGYIDEQGLYR, encoded by the coding sequence ATGTCTGAAAGATTCTTGACAGCCTTCTACGGCGGAACCTTCGACCCTATTCATCATGGCCATTTACAGCCGGTGATAGCGTTAGCACAGTTAGTAAATTTACAACGCGTTATCCTTTTACCGAATCATATTCCACTACACCGTCCACCACCACAAGCAACCCCTCAGCAACGACTAATGATGACACGACTAGCTATTGCCGACACACCTGGTGAGCTTTTTATTATTGATGAACGTGAATTGCGTCGCGCCACGCCATCTTGGACTGTGGAAACATTTCAAGCTATACGTAGGGAGTACGGTCCTATGGCACCACTAGGTTTAATTATTGGTCAAGATTCTCTATTAACACTGCCACAGTGGCACCGAAGTAAAGAATTATTAGAGCTGTGCCATATTCTAGTTTGCGCACGACCTGGTTACCAACATGGTTATAACTGGATGGAAAATCGTTTAACAGATGATCCTACTGCGCTACACCACCAACCTGCGGGGCTTGTATATTGCGCTGCAACACCAGAATTAGCAATTTCAGCTAGTGATATTCGCGGACGCCTACATGCCATTCTACCCTGCTATGATTTATTAACGCCTTCGGTACAAGGTTATATTGACGAGCAAGGTTTATACCGCTAG
- the lipA gene encoding lipoyl synthase → MNNKNKIKIEYGIKYLDTEQITLKAVKTKTIRSEAILRKPSWMRIKLPANYDRIQIIKTAMHKNSLHSICEAGSCPNIAECFNNGTATFMILGTICTRRCPFCNVAHGRPFTPDINEPEKLAETITQMRLRYVVVTSVNRDDLQDGGAKHFVDCIRAIRAKNSTTRIEILVPDFRGRMKQALEIINTAPPDVFNHNIENVPRLYQQVRPGANYQRSLKLLEQFKEDNPSLPTKSGLMVGLGETKEEIMDVIRDLRLHGVTMLTLGQYLQPSSHHLPVKRYVSPQEFDEIKAESLAMGFTYAACGPFVRSSYHADLQDKGIEVK, encoded by the coding sequence ATGAATAACAAGAACAAAATTAAGATAGAATACGGTATAAAATATCTTGATACAGAGCAAATTACGTTAAAAGCTGTGAAAACTAAAACTATAAGAAGTGAAGCAATATTACGTAAACCTTCATGGATGAGGATTAAACTACCAGCAAATTACGACCGTATTCAGATAATCAAGACCGCAATGCACAAAAATAGCTTACACTCTATATGTGAAGCAGGATCTTGCCCCAATATTGCTGAATGTTTCAATAACGGTACTGCTACTTTTATGATTCTAGGTACTATCTGTACCCGCCGTTGCCCTTTTTGTAACGTAGCGCATGGTCGACCATTCACTCCAGACATCAATGAACCAGAAAAACTCGCGGAAACCATTACCCAGATGAGATTGCGCTATGTAGTAGTTACTTCGGTAAACCGCGATGATCTACAAGACGGTGGTGCGAAACATTTTGTAGATTGTATCCGTGCTATTCGCGCAAAGAACTCTACTACTCGCATTGAAATACTGGTACCAGACTTCCGTGGTCGCATGAAACAGGCACTTGAAATAATTAATACCGCGCCACCTGATGTGTTTAACCATAATATAGAAAACGTACCACGTCTTTACCAGCAGGTTCGACCGGGTGCGAACTATCAGCGGTCGTTAAAGTTGCTTGAACAATTCAAAGAAGATAATCCATCTTTACCAACTAAATCTGGTCTGATGGTAGGCTTGGGCGAAACTAAAGAAGAAATAATGGACGTCATCCGTGATTTACGCCTACACGGTGTTACTATGCTAACGCTTGGTCAATATTTGCAGCCTAGCAGTCATCATTTACCGGTCAAACGCTATGTAAGTCCGCAAGAATTTGATGAAATCAAAGCAGAATCACTGGCTATGGGTTTTACCTATGCTGCTTGCGGTCCTTTTGTGCGCTCTTCCTACCATGCTGATTTACAGGACAAAGGCATTGAAGTGAAATAA
- the holA gene encoding DNA polymerase III subunit delta has protein sequence MIRIYPEQLRTQLQNHLRPCYLLLGNDLLLLQESEDSIQAKAQLLKFNEHFRVSLEDVTDWDTIFSLSQVLSLFAHRQTLLLRLPENGVTATIEKKLAILVSLLHPDFLLILRGQKLTRAQENSFWFKALSSNNAVLVDCTTPDPAQLPCWVKNRAKNMHLSLDDAACKLLCYCYEGNLPALVQALERLKLIHPDGILTLPLVEEAVTDTSYFTPFHWINAVLSGNSKRTSHILQQLRLEAREPVILLRYIQRDIFLLLTLKRHMAYTPARILFDQHKIWQNRRPLLMQALQRLSVQQLYQAIALMLKIELTVKQDYSDYVWADINALGQLLCSNTLFPTAMIDV, from the coding sequence ATGATCCGGATTTATCCGGAACAGCTCAGGACGCAACTACAAAATCATTTGCGTCCTTGCTATTTACTCCTTGGGAATGATCTCTTATTACTACAAGAGAGCGAAGACAGTATTCAAGCTAAGGCGCAGCTTCTTAAGTTTAATGAACATTTCCGCGTCTCATTAGAAGATGTCACTGATTGGGATACCATCTTCAGCCTGAGTCAAGTACTAAGCCTATTTGCCCACCGCCAGACTTTATTGCTGAGACTACCGGAAAACGGTGTAACTGCAACTATCGAGAAAAAACTAGCCATACTGGTGTCGCTGTTACATCCAGATTTCCTATTAATTTTGCGTGGCCAAAAACTAACTCGTGCTCAAGAAAATAGTTTCTGGTTCAAAGCATTGAGTAGCAATAATGCGGTGCTGGTTGACTGCACGACGCCTGACCCAGCACAATTACCATGCTGGGTGAAGAACCGTGCTAAAAACATGCATTTGTCGCTAGATGATGCTGCTTGTAAGTTGTTGTGTTATTGCTATGAAGGTAATTTACCTGCTCTGGTCCAGGCACTTGAGCGCCTAAAGCTAATTCATCCTGATGGCATACTAACTCTACCGTTGGTAGAAGAGGCAGTAACCGATACCTCTTACTTTACTCCGTTTCATTGGATAAATGCGGTACTGTCTGGCAACAGTAAACGTACGAGTCATATCCTACAGCAATTGAGGCTAGAAGCTAGGGAACCAGTGATACTCCTGCGCTATATCCAGCGAGATATTTTTCTACTACTTACCCTCAAACGTCATATGGCCTACACGCCTGCGCGTATATTGTTCGACCAGCATAAAATTTGGCAAAATCGCAGACCGTTGCTCATGCAGGCGCTACAGCGTCTTAGCGTACAACAACTCTATCAGGCAATAGCACTCATGCTAAAGATAGAACTCACGGTTAAGCAGGATTATAGTGATTATGTCTGGGCTGATATCAATGCCTTAGGACAACTATTATGTAGTAATACGCTTTTTCCTACCGCGATGATAGATGTCTGA
- the lptE gene encoding LPS assembly lipoprotein LptE, producing the protein MHINDITIHDDTNSPAMPSLYILNSSESKVTISVFQDGKTAGYQIKFFMPNKDYYPINIKVYRTLFDNPLMALAKNEEEDMIRQEMHQQASQQLVHQLLLVLQHVYTTDDALAKILLPQLMVVSATR; encoded by the coding sequence TTGCATATAAATGATATTACTATCCACGACGATACTAATAGCCCAGCTATGCCATCACTGTACATTCTTAATTCATCGGAAAGTAAAGTGACCATCTCGGTATTCCAAGATGGTAAAACGGCAGGATACCAAATAAAGTTCTTCATGCCCAACAAGGATTATTATCCCATTAATATTAAGGTCTACCGTACTTTATTTGATAATCCGCTAATGGCACTAGCTAAAAACGAGGAAGAAGATATGATTCGCCAGGAGATGCACCAACAGGCTTCGCAGCAGCTGGTGCATCAACTTTTGTTAGTGCTGCAACATGTGTATACTACTGATGATGCTTTGGCCAAGATCTTGTTGCCACAGCTGATGGTGGTCTCGGCAACGCGATGA
- the lipB gene encoding lipoyl(octanoyl) transferase LipB produces MSTNLKERQDSQSCVIINPEPEITTQTDYVIIRQLGLQPYELVSLAMHSFTEQRRAKTRDEIWLVQHQPVFTQGQAGKSEHLLMPGDIPVVQSDRGGQVTYHGPGQQLMYVMLNLRRRQLNVRNLVTLLEETVIATLSRFAITADTRTNAPGVYVGDDKICSIGLRIIKGCSLHGLALNITMDLAPFLCINPCGEASLRMTQVSELSPVTPVIEDIVTVLLEAFLSRLGATIGVPKTWSPIDYLA; encoded by the coding sequence ATGAGTACAAATCTCAAAGAGAGACAGGATAGCCAATCCTGCGTCATCATAAATCCCGAGCCCGAGATAACGACACAGACTGATTACGTAATTATTCGACAACTTGGCCTACAACCCTATGAACTAGTTTCACTCGCTATGCATAGTTTTACTGAGCAGCGCCGAGCGAAAACTAGGGATGAAATATGGCTGGTGCAGCATCAACCTGTTTTTACTCAGGGGCAGGCTGGTAAATCAGAACACTTACTGATGCCCGGAGATATTCCAGTAGTTCAAAGCGATCGTGGTGGACAGGTAACCTATCATGGTCCAGGTCAACAATTAATGTATGTCATGCTCAATTTGCGCCGGCGTCAGCTCAACGTACGCAATCTAGTCACGCTACTAGAGGAAACGGTGATCGCTACCCTTTCCCGCTTCGCCATTACTGCTGATACTCGTACCAACGCACCCGGGGTATACGTAGGAGACGATAAAATTTGTTCTATCGGTTTGCGCATTATAAAAGGCTGTTCTTTGCACGGCCTAGCGCTAAACATAACTATGGATTTAGCACCGTTTTTATGTATTAATCCCTGTGGTGAAGCAAGCTTGCGTATGACTCAAGTTAGTGAGCTGTCACCAGTTACACCCGTAATAGAAGACATAGTTACGGTATTGTTAGAAGCGTTCCTGTCGCGACTTGGAGCAACAATAGGAGTTCCTAAAACCTGGAGTCCTATTGATTACCTAGCTTAA
- the leuS gene encoding leucine--tRNA ligase, with protein MQELYDPKEIEAQIQKYWDKHETFKVTEDTSKEKYYCLSMLPYPSGSLHMGHVRNYTIGDVLSRYQRMQGKNVLQPIGWDAFGLPAERAAVQNQIAPASWTYANIDAMKNQLKRLGFGYDWSREITTCRPEYYRWEQWFFIQLYEKGLVYKKTSSVNWCSNDQTVLANEQVIDGCCWRCGTRVKCKDIPQWFVKITAYADELLDDLDQLDGWPEQIKIMQRNWIGRSEGINITFQVAEIEDQLTVYTARPDTLMGVTYFAITTHHYLARQAASDNSALKNFMNNCEHTKVTEAEMVTRVKTGVFTGLHVIHPLTGEKLPIWVTNFVLKDYGTGAVMAVPGHNQLDWEFACKYSLPIKTVIRNADGSEPNISAQAMIQKGILYNSGNFDGLNYQEACQAIATVLVARGIGERKINYRLRDWVVSRQRYWGTPIPMITLEDGTIVPTPVDKLPVILPEDIFMDGISNPLKDDDRWSKTTYDSNPAMRETDTFDTFMESSWYYARYTCPHYDQGMLDINATNYWLPVDQYIGGIEHAIMHLMYFRFYHKLLRDAGMLRSDEPTKRLLCQGMVLADSFYYVSSTGEHIWVSPINVSVQRDEKGYLVKALDSQGNELVYAGMSKMSKSKNNGIDPQIMVEKYGADTVRLFMMFASPAEMTLEWRESGVEGANRFLKRIWKLIYEHTQRGKVVALDFAAMSDEHKVLRRLLHQTIAKVTDDIGRRQTFNTAIAAIMEIINKLVHASQDSTQDRALLQEALLAVVRMLYPFTPHVCFTLWQALSGEGNIDNAPWPIVDKSALVEDAQLIVIQINGKRRSRITVPADADEVFVLERASREKSVAKYLEDTKVHKVIYIPGKLINLVVG; from the coding sequence ATGCAAGAGCTTTATGACCCGAAAGAGATAGAAGCCCAAATTCAGAAATACTGGGATAAACATGAAACTTTCAAGGTAACCGAAGATACTAGTAAAGAAAAATATTATTGTCTTTCTATGCTACCCTATCCTTCTGGCAGTTTGCATATGGGACATGTACGTAATTACACCATCGGAGACGTACTTTCTCGTTATCAGCGGATGCAAGGTAAAAACGTACTACAACCAATCGGATGGGATGCCTTTGGGCTACCTGCTGAAAGAGCAGCAGTTCAAAACCAAATAGCGCCGGCATCATGGACCTATGCGAATATTGACGCTATGAAGAATCAATTAAAGCGACTAGGTTTTGGCTACGATTGGAGCCGTGAAATTACAACATGCAGGCCAGAATATTACCGTTGGGAACAGTGGTTCTTCATCCAGTTATATGAAAAAGGCTTAGTCTATAAGAAGACGTCATCTGTGAACTGGTGCTCAAACGATCAAACGGTACTGGCTAACGAACAGGTTATCGACGGTTGCTGTTGGCGATGTGGCACTCGCGTCAAGTGCAAAGATATCCCACAGTGGTTTGTTAAAATTACTGCTTATGCCGATGAGTTACTTGATGATTTAGATCAATTGGATGGCTGGCCAGAACAGATCAAAATCATGCAACGTAATTGGATCGGGCGTTCTGAAGGCATCAATATTACCTTTCAGGTTGCGGAAATAGAAGACCAACTTACCGTCTATACCGCCCGTCCTGACACTTTAATGGGCGTTACCTATTTTGCGATTACAACACACCATTATCTTGCACGGCAAGCTGCTAGCGATAATTCAGCATTAAAAAATTTTATGAATAATTGCGAACATACGAAAGTAACAGAAGCGGAAATGGTCACGAGGGTCAAAACTGGTGTCTTTACTGGTCTGCACGTAATCCACCCGTTGACCGGAGAGAAGCTACCAATATGGGTGACGAACTTTGTGCTGAAAGATTATGGCACTGGAGCAGTCATGGCAGTACCTGGACACAATCAGCTGGATTGGGAGTTCGCTTGCAAATACTCTCTACCCATAAAAACAGTAATCCGCAATGCGGACGGGAGCGAACCTAATATCAGCGCGCAGGCAATGATTCAAAAAGGTATTCTGTATAACTCTGGCAATTTCGATGGTCTGAATTATCAAGAGGCCTGCCAAGCTATTGCAACCGTCTTAGTAGCACGTGGTATAGGCGAGAGAAAAATTAACTATCGCCTACGGGACTGGGTAGTTTCCCGCCAACGTTACTGGGGCACGCCGATACCTATGATTACACTAGAAGACGGCACCATAGTACCAACGCCAGTAGATAAGCTGCCGGTGATATTACCAGAAGATATTTTCATGGACGGGATCTCTAATCCACTTAAAGACGATGACCGATGGTCGAAGACTACCTATGATAGTAATCCTGCGATGCGTGAAACTGATACCTTCGATACTTTTATGGAATCTTCATGGTACTACGCGCGCTATACTTGTCCACATTATGACCAAGGTATGTTAGATATTAACGCCACAAACTATTGGCTACCAGTGGATCAATATATCGGAGGTATTGAACACGCAATCATGCACTTGATGTACTTCCGCTTTTATCATAAATTATTACGCGATGCTGGGATGTTGAGGTCCGATGAGCCTACTAAACGTCTACTGTGTCAAGGTATGGTACTGGCTGATTCCTTTTACTACGTAAGTAGTACCGGTGAGCATATATGGGTCTCACCGATTAATGTCAGCGTCCAGCGTGATGAAAAAGGTTACCTTGTTAAAGCTCTAGATTCACAGGGTAATGAGCTGGTGTACGCAGGCATGAGTAAAATGTCAAAATCTAAAAACAACGGTATTGACCCGCAGATTATGGTCGAAAAATACGGCGCTGATACTGTGCGTCTGTTTATGATGTTCGCATCTCCAGCGGAAATGACATTGGAATGGCGAGAGTCTGGCGTAGAGGGAGCTAATAGATTTTTGAAACGCATCTGGAAGCTAATTTATGAACATACCCAGCGGGGCAAAGTAGTTGCGCTAGATTTCGCAGCTATGAGTGACGAACACAAAGTACTCCGGCGCTTACTACATCAAACAATAGCTAAGGTTACCGATGATATCGGCCGCCGCCAAACTTTTAATACTGCTATTGCCGCAATTATGGAGATCATAAATAAATTGGTACACGCATCGCAGGATAGTACACAAGACCGCGCTCTGTTGCAGGAAGCTCTACTTGCGGTAGTGCGTATGTTGTATCCATTTACTCCTCATGTTTGCTTCACGCTATGGCAGGCACTGAGCGGAGAAGGAAACATTGATAATGCCCCATGGCCCATAGTGGACAAATCAGCGCTGGTGGAGGACGCTCAATTAATAGTAATTCAGATAAATGGTAAACGGCGCAGTAGAATTACCGTGCCCGCTGATGCCGACGAAGTATTTGTACTGGAACGTGCCTCTAGAGAAAAATCGGTTGCTAAATATCTAGAAGATACTAAAGTACATAAAGTAATTTATATTCCTGGAAAACTGATAAACCTAGTAGTAGGTTAG